In Synechococcus sp. RS9909, one genomic interval encodes:
- a CDS encoding TatD family hydrolase: MTTPTLIDSHCHIVFRNFDQDLDEVAQRWRDAGVVSLLHACVEPSEIPAIRALADRFPELRYSVGVHPLDTEHWTDGTAALLRRAALEDARVVAIGELGLDLYRETNLNQQLAVLRPQLDLAVELNLPVIIHCRDAAEPMLRELRERRDRAACPRGVMHCWGGTPEEMEAFLELGFDISFSGTVTFPKAEATHACACQVPEDRFLVETDCPFLAPVPRRGKRNEPAFVASVAARVAELRGQSFEEVARISSANARRLFGLP, from the coding sequence GTGACGACTCCCACCCTGATTGACAGTCACTGTCACATCGTTTTTCGAAATTTTGACCAGGACCTCGACGAGGTTGCCCAGCGCTGGCGGGACGCGGGTGTGGTGTCGCTGTTGCACGCCTGTGTCGAACCCAGTGAGATTCCTGCGATTCGCGCCCTTGCCGACCGGTTTCCCGAACTCCGCTATTCCGTTGGTGTCCATCCGCTCGACACGGAGCACTGGACCGATGGCACCGCAGCCCTGCTTCGCCGTGCTGCCCTGGAGGATGCTCGAGTGGTGGCCATCGGTGAGCTTGGCCTTGATCTGTATCGGGAGACAAACCTCAACCAACAGCTCGCCGTTCTCAGACCCCAGCTCGATCTAGCGGTGGAGCTGAATCTGCCGGTGATCATCCACTGCCGCGATGCCGCCGAGCCGATGCTGCGCGAACTGCGGGAACGCCGTGATCGTGCCGCCTGTCCCCGGGGGGTGATGCATTGCTGGGGCGGAACTCCGGAAGAGATGGAGGCGTTTCTCGAACTCGGTTTTGACATCAGCTTCAGTGGCACGGTCACCTTCCCCAAGGCAGAAGCCACCCATGCCTGTGCCTGTCAGGTGCCGGAGGATCGGTTTCTGGTAGAGACCGATTGCCCCTTCCTGGCGCCCGTGCCTCGGCGCGGCAAGCGCAATGAGCCGGCCTTCGTTGCGTCCGTGGCGGCGCGGGTGGCCGAACTACGGGGCCAGTCTTTCGAGGAGGTGGCCAGGATCAGCAGCGCCAATGCCCGCCGTCTGTTCGGCCTTCCCTGA
- a CDS encoding trypsin-like peptidase domain-containing protein, whose product MGWLLRLVALWLVLLLWTGSPSAAVAAAVDAPHSFVAEAVRQVAPAVVRIDTERRVQRQPYDPTLIDPLLRDLLGEPGMGPERERGQGSGVVIDAKGLILTNAHVVERADLVTVTLPDGEQRDGRVIGTDPVTDLALVRLPSGDRPVAAHLGDSEALQVGDWAIALGTPYGLERTVTLGIVSSLHRNISSLGFSDKRLDLIQTDAAINPGNSGGPLVNAAGEVIGINTLVRSGPGAGLGFAIPINLARRVVDQLVADGQVVHPYLGLQLVPLTARVAREHNRDPNALVQLPERSGALVQTVLPDSPAQRAGLRRGDLVVAAAQHPVSDPQTLLQEVDQAQIGEPLPLEVLRNGESLQLSVRPEPLPGLG is encoded by the coding sequence ATGGGGTGGTTGCTTCGGTTGGTGGCTCTGTGGCTGGTGCTGCTGCTCTGGACCGGCAGCCCCTCGGCTGCTGTGGCTGCGGCGGTGGATGCGCCCCATAGCTTCGTGGCGGAGGCCGTGCGGCAGGTGGCTCCGGCTGTGGTGCGGATCGATACCGAGCGCCGCGTCCAGCGTCAGCCCTACGACCCCACCCTGATCGACCCCCTGCTGCGCGATCTTCTTGGCGAACCGGGGATGGGTCCGGAACGGGAGCGGGGCCAGGGATCGGGCGTGGTGATTGACGCCAAGGGGTTGATCCTCACGAATGCCCACGTGGTGGAGCGCGCCGACCTCGTCACCGTGACGCTTCCCGATGGGGAGCAACGGGATGGCCGGGTGATCGGCACGGATCCGGTCACGGATCTGGCTCTTGTGCGGCTGCCCTCAGGTGATCGACCGGTGGCGGCCCATCTCGGCGATTCCGAAGCCCTGCAGGTGGGCGACTGGGCGATTGCCTTGGGCACCCCCTATGGCCTCGAAAGGACCGTCACGCTCGGAATTGTCAGCAGTTTGCATCGCAATATCAGCAGCCTTGGCTTTTCCGATAAGCGTCTCGATCTGATCCAGACCGACGCCGCGATCAACCCGGGCAATTCCGGTGGCCCGCTGGTGAATGCGGCGGGCGAGGTGATCGGCATCAACACCCTGGTGCGTTCTGGCCCCGGGGCCGGTCTCGGCTTCGCCATTCCGATCAATCTCGCCCGGCGCGTGGTGGATCAACTGGTGGCCGATGGTCAGGTCGTACACCCGTATCTCGGTCTTCAGCTGGTGCCCCTCACCGCCCGGGTGGCGCGGGAGCACAACCGGGATCCCAATGCGCTGGTGCAGCTGCCGGAGCGTTCCGGTGCCCTGGTGCAGACCGTGCTTCCCGATAGTCCGGCGCAGCGGGCGGGACTCCGGCGCGGTGATCTGGTGGTCGCGGCGGCACAGCACCCTGTGAGTGATCCCCAGACCCTGCTTCAGGAGGTGGATCAGGCGCAGATCGGCGAGCCGCTGCCCCTGGAGGTGCTCCGCAACGGCGAGTCGTTGCAACTCTCAGTGCGACCGGAACCGCTTCCGGGCCTGGGCTGA
- the rpsT gene encoding 30S ribosomal protein S20, translating to MANNKSSKKRVQIAERNRLRNKSYKSALRTLMKRCFTACSDYDATAGEEAKATVQASMNAAFSKIDKAVKCGVLHRNNGAHQKSRLSSAVRKAIEPTSAG from the coding sequence GTGGCCAATAACAAGTCGTCCAAGAAGCGCGTTCAGATCGCCGAGCGCAACCGCCTGCGCAACAAGTCGTATAAATCGGCGCTGCGCACCTTGATGAAGCGCTGCTTTACGGCCTGCTCCGACTACGACGCCACTGCAGGCGAGGAGGCGAAGGCCACGGTTCAGGCCAGCATGAATGCGGCCTTCAGCAAAATCGATAAAGCTGTGAAGTGCGGCGTTCTCCATCGCAACAACGGCGCTCACCAGAAGTCGCGCCTCAGCTCGGCGGTGAGGAAAGCGATCGAGCCCACCAGCGCAGGCTGA
- the grrP gene encoding extracellular substrate binding-like orphan protein GrrP has translation MALLRRPLLTLLAMGSTLLVACQKPKANDTTPTTSTNPDAAPSGQLRAVVIGDELPMVRKTDTGFDGLSFVVLEAIRDQLNAEQGEGQAAVTLTTANAADVESGLEMIRSGKADIACGVGFSWERQKQFDYTLPFASSGIRLLAPTTIDGTPQSLEGQTIGVVANSVAASVLANNVENASFQSFATPAEALKALKKGDVKLLAGDSLWLRANQNEAAPNDVIVPAVPYARAAIGCIVGESSSSLLDTSNIAIGRLLQAYVDGNPEARKEINAWIGQGSAIGLTDRQIGHYYRMVLSTAAEFQPTP, from the coding sequence ATGGCCTTGCTCCGCCGCCCACTCCTCACCTTGCTCGCCATGGGCAGCACCCTCCTCGTGGCCTGCCAGAAACCCAAGGCCAACGACACGACCCCAACCACGTCCACCAATCCAGACGCGGCTCCGAGTGGTCAGCTGCGCGCCGTGGTGATTGGCGATGAGCTGCCGATGGTCCGCAAGACCGACACGGGCTTCGACGGACTCAGCTTCGTGGTGCTGGAGGCGATCCGCGACCAGCTGAATGCGGAACAAGGCGAAGGCCAGGCCGCGGTGACCTTGACCACCGCCAACGCCGCCGATGTGGAGAGTGGTCTGGAGATGATCCGCAGCGGCAAAGCCGACATTGCCTGCGGTGTGGGCTTCTCCTGGGAACGGCAGAAACAGTTCGATTACACGCTCCCCTTCGCCTCCAGCGGCATCCGCCTGCTGGCCCCGACCACGATCGATGGCACCCCGCAAAGCCTGGAAGGCCAGACCATCGGTGTGGTCGCCAACAGCGTGGCGGCCTCCGTTCTGGCCAACAACGTTGAGAACGCCAGCTTCCAGAGTTTCGCCACTCCGGCCGAGGCCCTCAAAGCCCTGAAGAAGGGCGATGTGAAACTGCTAGCCGGCGACAGCCTCTGGTTACGGGCCAACCAGAACGAGGCTGCCCCGAATGACGTGATTGTGCCGGCCGTGCCCTACGCCAGGGCGGCGATCGGCTGCATCGTGGGCGAATCGTCCTCGTCCCTGCTCGACACCAGCAACATCGCCATTGGTCGCTTGCTGCAGGCCTACGTGGATGGCAACCCGGAAGCGCGCAAGGAGATCAACGCCTGGATCGGCCAAGGCAGCGCCATCGGTCTCACCGACAGGCAGATCGGTCACTACTACCGGATGGTGCTGTCAACGGCGGCTGAATTCCAGCCAACCCCTTGA
- the grrA gene encoding GrrA/OscA1 family cyclophane-containing rSAM-modified RiPP: MNKVTLLSFCTLMAASAVWQQPAAGSGVFSQPDWTNPLEQRIRRLPISKPGLGDANTTTLARYWGNGGGRGWGNGGGRRWGNGWGNGWRNGGWGNGGFRNGGWGNGGIGWGNGGGGVILNW, translated from the coding sequence ATGAACAAAGTCACCCTTCTCAGCTTCTGCACGTTGATGGCAGCCAGCGCGGTCTGGCAGCAGCCTGCCGCAGGCTCCGGAGTGTTCAGCCAGCCCGACTGGACCAATCCCCTGGAGCAGCGCATCCGCAGGCTCCCGATCAGCAAACCCGGGCTCGGTGATGCCAACACAACAACCCTGGCGCGTTACTGGGGCAACGGTGGCGGCAGGGGTTGGGGCAACGGCGGCGGCCGGCGCTGGGGGAATGGCTGGGGCAATGGTTGGCGCAACGGCGGCTGGGGCAATGGCGGCTTCCGGAATGGCGGCTGGGGGAACGGAGGAATCGGCTGGGGCAATGGCGGCGGCGGCGTGATCCTGAACTGGTGA
- the hisD gene encoding histidinol dehydrogenase: MVTLRCLSEAGEAAAELDRLAARTGGEAQQAAQATVDSILERVRRDGDRALVELTQQLDGFKPEPLRLEAAELAQAWGATPANLRDALELAHRRIQDFHARQKPQDLAFEGVHGERLGRRWRPVQRAGLYVPGGRAAYPSTVLMNAVPARTAGVERLVMATPANRSGEVNPVVLAAAHLAGVHEVVRVGGAQAIAALAFGTETLPRVDVITGPGNLYVTLAKKAVVGQVGIDSLAGPSEVLIIADHTARLDHVAADLLAQAEHDPLAAAILLTTEADLVAALPAELERQLSDHPRAAICRQSLADWGLAVVCDTLETCASLSDRFAPEHLELLVERPEALADRIQTAGAIFIGPWSPEAVGDYLAGPNHTLPTCGTARFSGALSVETFMRHTSIIAFNQAALEATGGAVIELARSEGLHSHADSVQRRLS, from the coding sequence ATGGTCACCCTGCGCTGCCTCAGCGAGGCTGGCGAAGCCGCCGCGGAGCTGGACCGCCTGGCGGCGCGCACCGGAGGCGAGGCCCAACAGGCCGCGCAGGCCACCGTGGACTCCATTCTTGAGCGGGTGCGTCGCGATGGGGACCGTGCCCTCGTGGAACTCACCCAGCAACTGGATGGTTTCAAGCCGGAACCGCTGCGCCTGGAGGCGGCAGAACTCGCGCAGGCCTGGGGGGCCACGCCCGCCAACCTGCGTGACGCCCTCGAACTGGCCCATCGCCGCATCCAGGACTTTCACGCCCGGCAGAAACCCCAGGACCTCGCCTTTGAAGGGGTGCACGGTGAGCGGCTGGGACGACGCTGGCGACCGGTGCAACGGGCCGGACTGTATGTGCCCGGTGGGCGAGCCGCGTACCCCAGCACGGTGTTGATGAATGCCGTTCCGGCGCGCACGGCAGGCGTGGAACGACTTGTCATGGCGACGCCGGCGAACCGAAGCGGCGAGGTCAATCCGGTGGTGCTTGCGGCGGCTCACCTCGCCGGTGTGCATGAGGTTGTGCGGGTGGGAGGCGCCCAGGCCATCGCCGCCCTGGCCTTCGGCACCGAAACCCTGCCCCGGGTGGATGTGATCACCGGGCCGGGCAACCTCTACGTGACCCTCGCCAAGAAAGCTGTGGTGGGCCAGGTGGGAATCGATTCCCTCGCAGGCCCCAGCGAAGTGCTGATCATTGCCGATCACACCGCCAGGCTCGACCATGTGGCCGCAGACCTCCTGGCGCAGGCGGAACATGATCCCCTCGCCGCCGCCATTCTGCTGACCACGGAAGCCGACCTGGTGGCAGCCCTGCCAGCGGAACTCGAACGGCAACTCAGCGACCACCCCCGGGCGGCAATCTGTCGTCAGTCGCTCGCAGACTGGGGTCTGGCCGTGGTCTGCGACACTCTCGAGACCTGCGCAAGCCTCAGCGATCGGTTCGCACCGGAGCACCTGGAACTGCTGGTGGAACGCCCGGAAGCGCTGGCTGATCGCATCCAGACAGCCGGGGCGATCTTCATCGGCCCCTGGTCACCAGAAGCTGTTGGGGATTACCTGGCCGGCCCCAACCACACCCTGCCGACCTGCGGCACAGCCCGGTTCAGTGGGGCCTTGAGCGTGGAGACCTTCATGCGGCACACCTCGATCATTGCCTTCAACCAAGCCGCCCTGGAGGCGACCGGCGGTGCCGTGATCGAACTCGCCCGCAGTGAAGGCCTCCACAGCCATGCCGATTCGGTCCAGCGGCGGCTGAGCTGA
- the rpiA gene encoding ribose-5-phosphate isomerase RpiA — MKQAVAAAAVDAIQDGMVLGLGSGSTAALMIQGLGAKLAAGELRDIVGVTTSFQGEVLAAELGIPLRSLNAVERIDLAIDGADEVDPAFQLIKGGGACHVQEKLVAARAERFIVVVDATKLVDRLNLGFLLPVEVLPGAWRQVQARLASLGGAAELRMATRKAGPVVTDQGNLVLDVRFGEGIADPRALEQTINNIPGVLENGLFVDLADEVLVGEVTDGVAGVRRLERQG, encoded by the coding sequence ATGAAGCAGGCCGTGGCCGCCGCCGCCGTGGATGCGATCCAGGACGGCATGGTGCTCGGCCTGGGATCCGGTTCCACGGCCGCACTGATGATCCAGGGTCTTGGCGCCAAGCTGGCCGCCGGTGAGCTGCGCGACATCGTCGGTGTCACCACGTCGTTTCAAGGCGAGGTGTTGGCGGCTGAGCTGGGAATCCCGCTGCGCAGTCTCAATGCGGTGGAGCGCATCGACCTGGCCATCGACGGAGCCGATGAAGTGGACCCGGCGTTTCAACTGATCAAGGGCGGCGGTGCCTGCCACGTGCAGGAGAAACTGGTTGCCGCTCGCGCCGAGCGTTTCATCGTTGTGGTGGATGCCACCAAATTGGTGGACCGCCTCAACCTGGGCTTTCTGCTGCCCGTGGAGGTGCTCCCGGGAGCCTGGAGGCAGGTTCAGGCGCGTCTCGCCAGCCTGGGTGGGGCGGCAGAGCTGCGGATGGCCACCCGCAAAGCCGGTCCCGTGGTGACGGATCAGGGGAATCTGGTGCTGGATGTGCGCTTCGGCGAAGGCATTGCTGACCCCCGCGCTCTGGAGCAGACGATCAACAACATTCCCGGCGTGCTCGAGAACGGTTTGTTTGTGGATCTGGCCGATGAGGTGCTGGTCGGTGAGGTCACCGATGGGGTGGCCGGCGTCCGCCGGCTCGAGCGGCAAGGCTGA
- the rpoB gene encoding DNA-directed RNA polymerase subunit beta, with protein MSSSAIQVAKTATYLPDLVEVQRASFKWFLEKGLIEELESFSPITDYTGKLELHFVGSEYRLKRPRHDVEEAKRRDATFASQMYVTCRLVNKETGEIKEQEVFIGELPLMTERGTFIINGAERVIVNQIVRSPGVYFKDEQDKNGRRTYNASVIPNRGAWLKFETDKNDLLHVRVDKTRKINAHVLMRAMGLSDNDVVDKLRHPEYYRKSIEAANDEGISSEDQALLELYKKLRPGEPPSVSGGQQLLQTRFFDPKRYDLGRVGRYKINKKLRLTIPDTVRTLTHEDVLSTLDYLINLELDVGGASLDDIDHLGNRRVRSVGELLQNQVRVGLNRLERIIKERMTVGETDSLTPAQLVNPKPLVAAIKEFFGSSQLSQFMDQTNPLAELTHKRRISALGPGGLTRERAGFAVRDIHPSHYGRLCPIETPEGPNAGLINSLATHARVNEYGFIETPFWKVDNGRVLKQGDPIYLSADLEDECRVAPGDVATDAEGQILADLIPVRYRQDFEKVPPEQVDYVQLSPVQVISVATSLIPFLEHDDANRALMGSNMQRQAVPLLRPERPLVGTGLETQVARDSGMVPISRVNGTVTFVDATAIVVRDEEGVDHTHFLQKYQRSNQDTCLNQRPIVRQGDPVIVGQVLADGSACEGGEIALGQNVLIAYMPWEGYNYEDAILVSERLVNEDLYTSVHIEKYEIEARQTKLGPEEITREIPNVAEESLGNLDEMGIIRIGAFVESGDILVGKVTPKGESDQPPEEKLLRAIFGEKARDVRDNSLRVPSTERGRVVDVRIYTREQGDELPPGANMVVRVYVAQRRKIQVGDKMAGRHGNKGIISRILPREDMPYLPDGTPVDIVLNPLGVPSRMNVGQVFELLMGWAASNLDCRVKVVPFDEMYGDEKSQQTVEAFLKEAASQPGKDWIYNPDDPGKLLLRDGRTGEPFDQPVAVGYSHFLKLVHLVDDKIHARSTGPYSLVTQQPLGGKAQQGGQRLGEMEVWALEAYGAAYTLQELLTVKSDDMQGRNEALNAIVKGKPIPRPGTPESFKVLMRELQSLGLDIAVFTDEGKEVDLMQDVNPRRSTPSRPTYESLGVADYDED; from the coding sequence ATGAGCAGCAGCGCGATTCAGGTCGCCAAGACCGCCACCTACCTGCCCGATCTGGTGGAGGTGCAGCGGGCCAGCTTTAAGTGGTTCCTGGAAAAAGGTCTGATTGAGGAGCTGGAGAGTTTTTCTCCGATCACCGATTACACGGGTAAGCTCGAGCTTCATTTCGTTGGTAGCGAGTACCGGCTGAAGCGTCCCCGCCACGATGTGGAGGAGGCGAAGCGACGCGATGCAACGTTCGCGTCTCAGATGTATGTGACCTGCCGTCTGGTCAACAAGGAGACCGGGGAGATCAAGGAGCAGGAAGTGTTCATCGGCGAGCTGCCGCTGATGACCGAGCGGGGCACCTTCATCATCAATGGTGCTGAGCGCGTGATCGTCAATCAGATCGTGCGTAGCCCCGGTGTTTATTTCAAGGATGAGCAGGATAAAAACGGTCGTCGCACCTACAACGCCAGTGTGATCCCCAACCGGGGTGCCTGGCTCAAATTCGAGACCGATAAAAACGATCTGTTGCATGTGCGCGTTGATAAAACGCGCAAGATCAATGCCCATGTGCTCATGCGTGCCATGGGGTTGTCCGACAATGATGTTGTCGACAAGCTGCGCCATCCTGAGTACTATCGCAAGTCGATCGAGGCGGCGAATGATGAGGGCATCAGCTCGGAAGATCAGGCCCTGCTTGAGCTTTATAAGAAATTGCGTCCGGGTGAGCCTCCCTCGGTGAGTGGGGGGCAACAGCTTCTCCAGACCCGCTTTTTTGACCCCAAACGCTACGACCTTGGTCGGGTGGGTCGCTACAAGATCAATAAAAAGCTGCGTCTCACCATCCCTGATACGGTGCGCACCCTCACCCACGAGGATGTGCTCTCCACCCTGGATTATCTGATCAACCTCGAGCTGGATGTGGGTGGCGCCAGCCTGGATGACATCGACCACCTGGGCAACCGCCGGGTGCGATCGGTGGGTGAATTGCTCCAGAACCAGGTGCGCGTTGGCCTGAATCGCCTGGAGCGGATCATCAAGGAGCGGATGACCGTGGGTGAAACCGATTCGCTCACTCCCGCCCAGCTCGTGAACCCCAAGCCCTTGGTGGCGGCGATCAAGGAGTTCTTCGGCTCCAGCCAGCTGAGCCAGTTCATGGACCAGACCAATCCCCTGGCCGAGCTCACCCACAAGCGCCGGATTTCGGCCCTTGGCCCAGGCGGCCTCACCCGTGAGCGCGCCGGTTTTGCCGTTCGGGATATCCATCCCTCCCACTACGGTCGCCTCTGCCCGATTGAGACGCCGGAAGGCCCTAACGCGGGATTGATTAATTCACTCGCCACCCACGCACGAGTGAATGAGTACGGATTTATCGAAACCCCGTTCTGGAAAGTCGACAACGGTCGTGTGCTCAAGCAGGGTGATCCGATCTATCTCTCTGCGGATCTGGAAGATGAGTGTCGGGTCGCTCCCGGTGACGTCGCCACCGACGCGGAGGGACAGATCCTGGCGGATCTGATTCCTGTGCGGTATCGCCAGGACTTTGAAAAAGTGCCGCCGGAGCAGGTGGATTACGTGCAGCTCTCGCCTGTGCAGGTGATTTCTGTGGCGACCTCCCTGATTCCTTTCCTGGAGCATGACGACGCCAACCGTGCCCTGATGGGCTCCAACATGCAGCGCCAGGCTGTGCCCCTGCTGCGTCCCGAGCGTCCATTGGTGGGCACCGGTCTTGAGACCCAGGTGGCCCGCGACTCCGGCATGGTGCCGATCTCACGCGTCAACGGCACCGTCACCTTTGTCGATGCCACGGCCATCGTTGTGCGTGACGAGGAAGGTGTGGATCACACCCATTTCCTTCAGAAGTATCAACGTTCCAACCAAGACACCTGTCTCAACCAGCGCCCGATTGTGCGCCAGGGCGATCCGGTGATCGTGGGTCAGGTGCTGGCCGATGGCTCCGCCTGTGAAGGTGGCGAAATTGCCCTGGGCCAAAACGTGCTGATCGCTTACATGCCTTGGGAGGGTTACAACTACGAGGACGCGATTCTGGTGAGTGAGCGTCTGGTGAATGAGGATCTCTACACCTCAGTGCATATTGAGAAGTATGAGATCGAGGCTCGGCAGACCAAGCTCGGACCTGAAGAGATCACCCGTGAAATCCCCAATGTTGCCGAGGAGAGCCTCGGCAACCTGGACGAGATGGGCATCATTCGCATCGGCGCTTTCGTTGAAAGTGGCGACATTCTGGTGGGCAAGGTGACGCCGAAAGGGGAGTCGGATCAGCCGCCGGAAGAGAAATTGCTGCGCGCGATCTTCGGTGAAAAAGCCCGCGACGTCCGCGACAATTCCCTTCGTGTTCCCAGCACGGAACGAGGCCGCGTCGTTGACGTGCGCATCTACACCCGTGAGCAGGGCGATGAACTGCCGCCTGGCGCCAACATGGTCGTGCGGGTCTATGTGGCGCAGCGCCGCAAGATCCAGGTGGGCGACAAGATGGCCGGACGCCACGGCAACAAGGGCATCATCAGCCGCATCCTTCCTCGGGAGGACATGCCTTACCTGCCCGATGGCACCCCGGTGGACATTGTTCTCAATCCCCTCGGTGTGCCGAGCCGCATGAATGTGGGTCAGGTGTTTGAGCTGTTGATGGGATGGGCCGCCTCCAACCTCGATTGCCGCGTCAAGGTGGTGCCCTTCGATGAGATGTATGGGGATGAGAAGTCGCAGCAGACCGTGGAGGCTTTCTTGAAGGAGGCTGCGAGCCAGCCCGGCAAAGACTGGATCTACAACCCGGATGACCCCGGCAAGCTGCTGCTCCGTGACGGCCGCACCGGTGAGCCCTTTGATCAGCCTGTTGCCGTGGGGTATTCCCACTTCCTCAAGCTGGTGCACCTGGTGGATGACAAGATCCACGCCCGCTCCACTGGCCCCTACTCCCTGGTCACCCAGCAGCCCCTCGGTGGTAAGGCCCAACAGGGTGGTCAGCGCCTCGGTGAGATGGAGGTGTGGGCGCTCGAGGCCTACGGCGCTGCCTACACCCTGCAGGAACTGCTCACGGTCAAATCCGATGACATGCAGGGCCGCAACGAGGCGCTCAACGCCATCGTCAAGGGCAAGCCGATCCCCCGTCCTGGGACTCCGGAATCCTTCAAGGTGCTGATGCGAGAGCTGCAGTCCCTCGGTCTTGATATCGCGGTCTTCACCGATGAAGGCAAGGAAGTGGATCTGATGCAAGACGTGAATCCTCGTCGCAGCACCCCCAGTCGTCCCACCTACGAATCACTCGGGGTTGCGGATTACGACGAAGACTGA